One region of Zingiber officinale cultivar Zhangliang chromosome 7B, Zo_v1.1, whole genome shotgun sequence genomic DNA includes:
- the LOC122005000 gene encoding zinc finger CCCH domain-containing protein 53-like, producing the protein MDAYEATRVVLSRIQSLEPENAHRIMGLLLLQEHGEQEMIRLAFAPETMLHSVVLKALKELGFAPASAPGTPAGAASPLLLRQNSASRLLAVSSPSSWAPPPVFSRSNSGVGGNGLSASVDEHQSSEELVSPSNLGLSPFYGAAELIDDFHLPDQLAFLGEHGAAPNSNHLLSVAANAGGGSDAFNLDIECRSPSGNGDGAMFPGRIGWGVNGYHHRRSSSAADLCLGDPAAGFGWKPCLYFARGYCKNGSACRFLHGLPEDGVAAKMDAAVEQQCQELLLRSKSQRMGDASQLLASAFPFSPTGSVPPSPSSSSSKCLNFWLQQQQNESQRAATAAAAAAALMLAGDDSHKFIGRSRMERNDFMANPGSRQIYLTFPADSTFSEEDVSNYFSIYGPVQDVRIPFQQKRMFGFVTFVYPETVKLILAKGNPHFVCDSRVLVKPYKEKGKIPEKFRKQQQQAETFDLQQLAGARMMFNNGSFNQELLLRRKLEEQQQAAELQRAIELQARRFTGLRLNLNNISFSSSPASINSPSITAAQPIGSVDSSSINGTNFCSSSSQEDSPNEDKSICVAETEEKSNGYDKNESTGEANLKEDGELLESGDHNLPDSPFASPTDSFMLDSLSNNEDRTTTNIVNTSNTHSHLKAPSTLQPIASSPDKPSLSSCFLHMPRLSSGHGAIGM; encoded by the exons ATGGACGCCTACGAGGCAACGAGAGTGGTGCTGTCGAGGATCCAAAGCCTGGAGCCGGAGAACGCTCACAGGATCATGGGGCTGCTCTTGCTGCAGGAGCACGGCGAGCAGGAGATGATTCGCTTGGCCTTCGCCCCGGAGACGATGCTCCACTCCGTGGTTTTGAAAGCCCTAAAGGAGCTGGGTTTCGCGCCGGCCTCCGCTCCCGGAACCCCTGCCGGCGCCGCCTCGCCGTTGCTCCTCCGTCAGAACTCCGCCTCGCGGCTCCTCGCCGTTTCCTCGCCGTCGTCGTGGGCTCCGCCCCCGGTTTTCTCCCGCTCCAACAGCGGCGTGGGCGGGAATGGTTTGAGCGCGTCGGTGGATGAGCACCAGAGCTCGGAGGAGCTGGTTAGCCCTAGTAATCTCGGCCTCTCGCCCTTCTATGGCGCTGCTGAGCTCATTGATGATTTCCACCTGCCGGATCAGCTGGCTTTCCTTGGCGAACACGGCGCGGCCCCCAATTCCAACCACCTGCTTTCTGTTGCTGCGAACGCCGGTGGAGGCAGCGATGCGTTCAACCTGGACATCGAGTGCCGAAGTCCTAGCGGCAACGGCGACGGCGCGATGTTCCCCGGTAGGATAGGCTGGGGGGTCAACGGCTACCACCACCGCCGGAGCAGCTCGGCCGCGGACCTCTGCCTCGGCGACCCGGCCGCGGGGTTCGGATGGAAGCCGTGTCTCTACTTCGCGAGAGGCTACTGCAAGAACGGAAGCGCCTGCCGATTCCTACACGGGCTCCCGGAGGACGGCGTGGCGGCCAAGATGGACGCGGCGGTGGAGCAGCAGTGCCAGGAACTTCTGCTAAGGTCGAAAAGCCAGAGGATGGGCGATGCTTCTCAACTTTTGGCGTCTGCCTTCCCGTTCTCTCCCACTGGTTCGGTGCCGCCGTCACCTTCGTCTTCCTCGAGCAAATGCCTCAACTTCTGGCTTCAACAGCAGCAAAATGAAAGCCAAAG GGCGGCGACTGCGGCTGCGGCCGCTGCGGCATTGATGCTGGCTGGTGACGATTCCCATAAGTTCATAGGTAGATCAAGAATGGAAAGAAATGATTTCATGGCGAATCCTGGCTCAAGACAGATCTACTTGACCTTCCCAGCTGACAGCACATTCAGTGAAGAGGATGTCTCCAATTACTTCAG CATCTACGGGCCGGTGCAAGACGTGAGGATCCCATTCCAACAGAAGAGAATGTTCGGCTTCGTGACCTTCGTCTACCCGGAGACCGTGAAATTGATCCTGGCCAAGGGGAATCCTCACTTTGTCTGCGACTCCAGGGTTCTCGTCAAACCTTACAAGGAGAAGGGGAAAATCCCTGAAAAATTCAG gaagcagcagcagcaggcTGAGACCTTTGATCTTCAACAGCTTG CGGGAGCGCGGATGATGTTCAATAATGGAAGTTTCAACCAGGAGCTACTCCTGAGAAGAAAGCTAGAAGAGCAGCAACAAGCAGCAGAGCTGCAGCGAGCAATTGAGCTGCAAGCTAGGCGATTCACCGGCCTCCGGCTCAACCTAAACAACATAAGCTTCTCATCTTCTCCAGCATCCATCAACTCTCCTTCTATTACTGCCGCCCAACCGATTGGCAGCGTGGATAGCAGCAGCATCAATGGCACCAATTTCTGCAGCAGCAGTAGCCAGGAAGACTCACCGAATGAGG ATAAGAGCATCTGTGTTGCTGAAACAGAAGAGAAATCAAATGGCTATGATAAGAATGAATCTACCGGCGAGGCGAACCTCAAAGAAGATGGCGAATTGCTAGAAAG CGGCGATCATAACTTGCCCGATAGCCCATTTGCCTCCCCTACCGATTCATTCATGCTCGATTCACTCTCTAACAACGAAGACCGTACGACTACGAACATTGTGAATACTAGCAACACTCACAGCCATCTAAAAGCCCCCTCCACATTACAGCCAATCGCTTCTTCCCCTGATAAGCCCTCTCTGAGTTCATGCTTCCTCCACATGCCAAG GTTGTCCTC